The proteins below are encoded in one region of Brachyspira intermedia PWS/A:
- a CDS encoding PIN domain-containing protein: protein MNGNNILLDTNAIIYFLNGKFLLDNEYNIFISIISEIELLCYPKITSKEENIIKDFLNSINIINLDNYIKNETILIKKEISIKLPDAIILATAKINNLILLTQDEGILKYNGYKNIDIRKCF, encoded by the coding sequence ATGAATGGAAATAATATATTACTAGATACAAATGCGATTATATATTTTTTAAATGGTAAATTTCTACTTGATAATGAATATAATATATTTATATCAATAATATCAGAAATAGAATTACTATGTTATCCAAAAATAACATCGAAAGAAGAAAATATAATAAAAGATTTTCTTAACAGTATTAATATTATAAATTTAGATAACTATATTAAAAATGAAACTATTTTAATAAAAAAAGAAATTTCTATAAAACTTCCGGATGCAATTATATTAGCTACCGCAAAAATAAATAATTTAATTTTATTAACACAAGATGAAGGCATATTAAAATATAATGGGTATAAAAATATAGATATAAGAAAATGTTTCTAG
- a CDS encoding DUF368 domain-containing protein, whose amino-acid sequence MKILGNYIYTIIKGFIIGASMLVPGFSGGTMAMILGIYDKLIASLSGVLTFSKNENYFIKNKLNFLFLIFFCVGSILGMVIISKPLSNLIEKYYTVSSFFFMGAALGGFNTVYNKTKAYKFDFLSIIYILLGAGIVYLISIIPEGFFSSTGDRSEMFMYFILIVAGLIVAIAMILPGISVSYMFLLLGIYQETIDAVHDLYIPYLAPLAIGSILGVVLTTKILEYWMEHYVKSSYLIISGFVLGSIIQVFPGLPKGIEWALCPIMFLAAYFLIRLLQRFDPDNR is encoded by the coding sequence ATGAAAATTTTAGGCAATTATATTTACACAATAATAAAAGGTTTTATCATAGGAGCCTCAATGCTTGTACCGGGCTTCAGCGGCGGCACTATGGCTATGATACTCGGCATATATGATAAATTAATTGCTTCTTTAAGCGGTGTTTTAACTTTCTCAAAAAATGAAAATTATTTTATAAAAAACAAACTTAACTTTTTATTTTTGATATTTTTCTGTGTAGGCTCTATTTTAGGTATGGTAATAATTTCAAAGCCACTGTCTAATTTAATAGAAAAATATTATACTGTTTCTTCTTTCTTTTTTATGGGAGCGGCACTTGGCGGATTTAATACAGTTTATAATAAAACCAAAGCCTATAAATTCGATTTTTTAAGCATTATATATATTCTTTTGGGAGCAGGAATAGTATATTTAATATCCATAATACCTGAAGGATTTTTTAGCAGCACAGGTGATAGAAGCGAAATGTTTATGTATTTTATACTTATAGTGGCAGGCTTGATTGTGGCAATAGCTATGATACTTCCGGGTATAAGTGTGTCATACATGTTTTTGCTTTTAGGTATTTATCAGGAAACCATTGATGCCGTACATGATTTATATATTCCATATTTAGCACCTTTAGCTATAGGCTCTATTTTAGGAGTTGTACTTACTACAAAAATTTTGGAATATTGGATGGAGCATTATGTGAAATCATCTTATTTGATAATATCCGGTTTTGTATTAGGATCTATTATACAGGTTTTTCCAGGACTTCCAAAAGGCATAGAATGGGCTTTATGTCCTATAATGTTTTTAGCAGCTTATTTCCTTATAAGGCTTTTACAGAGATTCGATCCTGATAATAGATAA
- a CDS encoding YfbM family protein, with protein sequence MGCLGVFFALSDRDLNKLLKTSRFERPDFISEDLEEIYFEKHTKYIYELDKSWDAMHRCLSNDGLLVFGDDNYPFGSIIMGGDVLYGNGDDEEDYIITLKKPNVVKDIASKIESITKEKFKEKYFKIDEKDYEYPLSDEDFEYTWDYFYRSIEFWKNAADSNRAVIFTVDQ encoded by the coding sequence ATGGGTTGTTTGGGTGTATTCTTTGCTTTAAGCGATAGAGATTTAAATAAATTATTAAAAACTTCAAGGTTTGAAAGACCTGATTTTATTTCTGAAGATTTGGAAGAAATTTATTTTGAAAAGCATACAAAATATATTTATGAGCTTGATAAATCTTGGGACGCTATGCATAGATGTCTTTCTAATGATGGGCTTTTAGTATTTGGTGATGATAATTATCCTTTTGGCTCTATCATAATGGGGGGAGATGTTTTATACGGAAACGGAGATGATGAGGAAGATTATATTATCACATTAAAAAAACCTAATGTAGTTAAAGATATAGCTTCCAAAATAGAATCTATAACAAAAGAAAAGTTCAAAGAAAAGTATTTTAAAATTGATGAAAAAGATTATGAATATCCTTTAAGCGATGAAGATTTTGAATATACTTGGGATTATTTTTACAGAAGCATAGAATTTTGGAAAAATGCCGCTGATTCAAACAGAGCCGTTATATTCACAGTAGATCAATAA
- the ftsA gene encoding cell division protein FtsA, with protein MKEPILAGLDVGSASIKTVIARVNNDKLDVIGIGESESEGIKKGVIINIDAAANAIEKSINEAEHMAGLQAPDIIATIGGDHIKGLNSKGVIGVNTKDKEVTPAEIERVLESAKNILIPADREIIEAIEQEYSLDGQDEIKNPVGMSGTRLETKVHIITGLKHVSEHLRKTLNKMRFSGKDFIVNIRGSSEACLTDDEKELGVVVFDIGHSTTSLMVYLEGSVWHTAVIPVGSQHITNDIAEGLRITIPSAEKLKRDHGFAFIDMVGEKEIIEVPTASGQMRTIPKRVLTEIIQPRVEEIFSLCGKELNRMKYIDSLSAGMVFTGGGALLPGLVELAKAYQTAVKGAAPISARIGVPDKIEGIRDIANNPAYSAVIGILMMSLDEATQVNIPHKKTSEKGRFKFNFKNPFSEFFK; from the coding sequence TTGAAAGAGCCAATCTTAGCAGGATTAGATGTAGGAAGTGCATCAATAAAAACTGTCATTGCCCGTGTTAATAATGACAAATTAGATGTTATAGGTATAGGCGAAAGTGAAAGTGAAGGCATCAAAAAAGGAGTTATCATCAATATAGATGCCGCTGCTAATGCTATAGAAAAATCTATCAATGAAGCAGAACATATGGCCGGATTACAAGCTCCTGATATAATTGCAACAATAGGCGGAGATCATATAAAAGGCTTAAACAGTAAAGGAGTAATAGGTGTTAATACAAAAGACAAAGAAGTTACTCCGGCTGAAATAGAAAGAGTTTTAGAAAGTGCAAAAAATATATTGATACCTGCCGACAGAGAAATCATTGAAGCTATAGAACAAGAATATTCTTTGGACGGACAAGATGAAATAAAAAATCCTGTGGGTATGTCAGGAACTAGACTTGAAACTAAAGTGCATATCATAACAGGTCTTAAACATGTAAGCGAGCATTTAAGAAAAACTTTAAATAAAATGCGTTTCTCTGGAAAAGACTTTATAGTTAATATAAGAGGAAGTTCTGAAGCTTGTCTTACTGATGATGAAAAAGAACTTGGTGTAGTAGTATTCGATATAGGACACTCTACTACTTCTCTTATGGTATATTTGGAAGGATCAGTTTGGCATACTGCTGTTATACCTGTAGGAAGTCAGCATATAACTAATGATATAGCCGAAGGTTTAAGAATAACAATACCTTCTGCTGAAAAATTAAAAAGAGATCATGGTTTTGCATTTATAGATATGGTAGGAGAAAAAGAAATCATTGAAGTGCCTACTGCAAGCGGACAAATGCGTACTATACCTAAAAGAGTATTAACTGAAATAATACAGCCTAGAGTAGAAGAAATTTTCAGCTTATGCGGAAAAGAATTAAATAGAATGAAATATATTGATTCGCTCTCTGCAGGAATGGTATTTACAGGAGGAGGTGCATTACTTCCTGGTTTGGTAGAACTTGCTAAAGCTTATCAAACAGCTGTAAAAGGTGCTGCTCCTATTAGTGCTAGAATAGGTGTGCCTGATAAAATTGAAGGCATAAGAGATATAGCAAATAACCCTGCATATTCTGCTGTTATTGGAATACTTATGATGAGTTTAGATGAGGCTACTCAAGTTAATATACCTCATAAAAAAACTTCTGAAAAAGGAAGATTTAAATTCAATTTCAAAAATCCTTTCTCCGAGTTTTTTAAATAA
- a CDS encoding glycosyltransferase family 9 protein — protein MKDIKNLLIHSPNWLGDIIMSMPAIHLIKQRYKDIKITVMAKKSMLGIFAATDLIDDYLELKNFPKLRKYNFDAVLILPNSFESAFRVFGHGIKTRIGYKADYRDFMLTKAVDRKEVRWIHTSDYYVNLLKSIGINKKRPRIKLKIKEDILNKAKDYLKTVNPKNKKIFAYGIGATNSIGKIWREEYFAEVANYLSNKYDALTLFITTPNEKEISDKISAMLLKDPIIPYMSLDMIAAILSLCDGFIGNDSGAMHVASIVGIPTLALYFATPAYQNSPIGIKSKIIEKKPDNPACICGGKKCKLETFECREIIKPQEVIKKFESMI, from the coding sequence ATGAAAGATATTAAAAATTTACTTATACATTCTCCTAATTGGCTTGGAGATATCATTATGTCTATGCCGGCGATTCATTTGATAAAACAAAGATATAAAGACATAAAGATTACTGTAATGGCAAAAAAATCTATGTTGGGTATTTTTGCTGCTACTGATTTAATTGATGATTATTTAGAATTGAAAAATTTTCCAAAATTAAGAAAATATAATTTTGATGCTGTTTTGATTTTGCCTAATTCATTTGAAAGTGCTTTTAGAGTATTTGGACATGGAATAAAAACTCGTATAGGTTATAAAGCTGATTATAGAGATTTTATGCTTACAAAAGCTGTTGATAGAAAAGAGGTAAGATGGATACATACTTCTGATTATTATGTTAATTTACTTAAGTCTATTGGAATCAATAAAAAAAGACCTCGTATTAAGTTAAAAATAAAAGAAGATATATTAAATAAAGCAAAGGATTATTTAAAAACTGTAAATCCTAAAAATAAAAAAATATTTGCTTATGGAATAGGTGCGACTAATAGTATTGGAAAAATTTGGAGAGAAGAATATTTTGCAGAAGTTGCTAATTATTTGTCAAATAAGTATGATGCTTTAACTTTATTTATTACTACACCTAATGAAAAAGAGATATCCGATAAAATATCAGCAATGCTTTTAAAAGATCCTATAATACCTTATATGTCTTTAGATATGATAGCTGCCATATTGAGCTTATGTGATGGTTTTATAGGTAATGATTCCGGAGCTATGCATGTAGCTTCTATAGTTGGAATACCTACTTTGGCATTATATTTTGCTACACCAGCATATCAAAATTCTCCTATAGGGATTAAAAGCAAGATAATAGAAAAAAAGCCTGATAATCCCGCATGTATATGTGGAGGCAAAAAATGTAAATTAGAAACTTTTGAATGCCGTGAAATAATAAAACCTCAAGAAGTAATAAAGAAATTTGAGTCGATGATTTAA